One Natrinema marinum genomic window carries:
- a CDS encoding nucleotidyltransferase domain-containing protein — MTAVSNSVRETVDDHLTDLEREHDVAVALAVARGSRAWGAASPDSDYDVGFVFVPTDLRRYAHLEEPPETIVADRGEFEYQGWDVRTFAGLLADSNDGAIDLLRSPIRYRAAYDPADLATYVERTYNPIDLYHAWRGIATSNYRKYISHHLVRNDDETFPILETDDDSYVVETDDGTTTVAADDERFAETQTKPTVKRNLTIYRAAMSARYLKATGDRGDHDLPALAFDRFLREQAPAVFDAERIDAARALLERKRAGDGAVEIGDAVGREFAQPPRAIDPSVHARAGPDTARLDAFVDDLIAAVR, encoded by the coding sequence ATGACCGCCGTGTCGAACTCCGTGCGTGAGACCGTCGACGATCACCTGACGGACCTCGAGCGCGAGCACGACGTGGCAGTCGCCCTGGCGGTCGCCCGCGGCAGCCGCGCCTGGGGCGCGGCGAGCCCCGACAGCGACTACGACGTGGGGTTCGTCTTCGTGCCGACTGACCTGCGCCGGTACGCCCACCTCGAGGAGCCGCCCGAGACCATCGTCGCGGACCGCGGCGAGTTCGAGTATCAGGGCTGGGACGTGCGGACGTTCGCGGGCCTGCTCGCCGACTCGAACGACGGTGCGATCGACCTGCTGCGCAGCCCGATCAGATACCGTGCCGCGTACGATCCCGCCGATCTCGCAACGTACGTCGAACGGACGTACAACCCCATCGACCTCTATCACGCGTGGCGCGGGATCGCGACGAGCAACTATCGGAAGTACATCTCCCACCACCTAGTCCGGAACGACGACGAGACTTTCCCGATCCTCGAGACGGACGACGATTCGTACGTCGTCGAGACCGACGACGGCACGACGACGGTCGCGGCCGACGACGAGCGGTTCGCGGAAACGCAGACGAAGCCGACCGTCAAACGGAATCTCACGATCTACCGCGCGGCCATGTCCGCGCGCTACCTCAAAGCGACCGGGGACCGCGGCGACCACGACCTGCCCGCGCTCGCGTTCGACCGGTTCCTGCGCGAGCAGGCCCCCGCCGTGTTCGACGCCGAGCGGATCGACGCGGCTCGAGCCCTGCTCGAGCGCAAACGAGCGGGCGACGGGGCGGTCGAGATCGGCGATGCCGTCGGCCGCGAGTTCGCACAGCCACCCCGAGCGATCGATCCCTCCGTCCACGCCCGCGCCGGTCCCGACACGGCGCGGCTGGACGCGTTCGTCGACGACCTGATTGCGGCCGTCCGATAG
- a CDS encoding DNA-directed RNA polymerase subunit epsilon: MQDDGADPGRSSMADATPADGVEYDPEPERRLETRPGSGSLSRADVQRDSTVRRWGVVTPSATVIGRAASPDADLSESVRRLHDEQHAATPGYSERAHHLDRLRTTQALCNALEVTPWQRDLALGVMDEIDLTEFGSQRAIEKVALVAIRHVVDVDRQQYFGLDDIDAQALSADRMEELFAQYRAHDITEEETFKRLAVDYGLDTTSLNRLRRVLKAQLEDDLPAYGRNPYRDPNLPDVTEPDDGADAAATGSES; this comes from the coding sequence ATGCAAGACGACGGTGCCGACCCCGGTCGCTCCTCGATGGCGGATGCGACCCCCGCGGACGGCGTCGAGTACGACCCCGAACCCGAGCGACGCCTCGAGACGCGGCCCGGTTCCGGCTCGCTCTCGCGGGCGGACGTCCAGCGCGATTCGACCGTCCGTCGCTGGGGCGTCGTCACGCCGAGCGCGACGGTCATCGGCCGCGCGGCGTCGCCCGACGCGGACCTCTCCGAGAGCGTGCGCCGCCTCCACGACGAACAGCACGCGGCGACGCCGGGCTACAGCGAGCGCGCTCACCACTTAGACCGGCTGCGAACGACGCAGGCGCTGTGTAACGCCCTCGAGGTGACGCCGTGGCAGCGTGATCTGGCGCTGGGCGTCATGGACGAGATCGACTTGACCGAGTTCGGCAGCCAGCGCGCGATCGAGAAGGTAGCGCTGGTGGCGATCCGCCACGTCGTCGACGTCGACCGCCAGCAGTACTTCGGACTCGACGACATCGACGCCCAGGCGCTGTCGGCCGACCGGATGGAGGAGCTGTTCGCCCAGTATCGGGCCCACGACATCACCGAGGAAGAGACGTTCAAGCGGCTCGCGGTCGATTACGGCCTCGATACGACGAGCCTGAACCGGCTGCGCCGCGTCCTGAAAGCGCAACTCGAGGACGACCTGCCGGCCTACGGCCGCAACCCCTACCGGGATCCGAACCTGCCGGACGTGACGGAACCGGACGACGGTGCCGACGCGGCGGCCACCGGTTCGGAGAGCTAG
- a CDS encoding DsbA family oxidoreductase, which produces MADADTNPDDAPTTGDRITIYADYVCPFCYLGTRSLEQYRESRDAPLEIDWHPFDLRRGKRNSDGSIDHDVDDGKDEGYYEQARQNVRRLQEEYGVEMSQIMATEVDSFDAQVASWYVKQEYPEQWAEFDEAIYTALWQDGRDIGDVDVLSDLADEVGLPTDEIRDAVADDGLRAELEDRFAEAQQTGVTGVPTFVSDGHVARGAVPPAHLERLVEGDS; this is translated from the coding sequence ATGGCCGACGCTGACACCAACCCCGACGACGCGCCGACGACCGGCGATCGGATCACGATCTACGCCGACTACGTCTGTCCGTTCTGTTATCTGGGGACGCGCTCGCTCGAGCAGTACCGTGAGAGCCGCGACGCTCCCCTAGAGATCGACTGGCACCCGTTCGATCTCCGCCGCGGGAAGCGAAACTCGGACGGCTCGATCGATCACGATGTCGACGACGGGAAAGACGAGGGATACTACGAACAGGCCAGGCAGAACGTCCGCCGGCTGCAGGAAGAGTACGGCGTCGAGATGTCCCAGATAATGGCGACCGAGGTCGACTCGTTCGACGCGCAGGTCGCCTCGTGGTACGTCAAACAGGAGTACCCCGAGCAGTGGGCGGAGTTCGACGAGGCGATCTACACCGCGCTCTGGCAGGACGGCCGCGACATCGGTGACGTCGACGTGCTCTCCGATCTCGCCGACGAGGTCGGCCTTCCGACCGACGAGATCCGCGACGCGGTCGCCGACGACGGGCTCCGGGCAGAGCTCGAGGACCGCTTCGCCGAGGCACAGCAGACGGGCGTCACCGGCGTTCCCACGTTTGTCTCGGACGGCCACGTTGCCCGCGGCGCGGTGCCGCCGGCGCACCTCGAGCGGCTCGTCGAGGGCGACTCGTAA
- a CDS encoding NAD(+)/NADH kinase produces MDVAVGIVAQRDNERAQDLAANLVDALERAGATVVVDEATGAAIGTAAVPVDAMDGRDLVVSIGGDGTLLFVAREVSPAPIIGVNLGEVGFLNAVSPDDALGVVTEVVAELAETGTIEERELARLQATSAEDDWRLEPALNEVLVHGPRRGHGGGATIEVRVDGEEYVESHADGVLVATPTGSTAYNLSEGGPLVHPSADALIVTQMAASEAMPPLVVEPDDEITLSVSGTDTGYAISDGRNRRRLEPPATVSVSLATDPVTLVGPQANFFDGLDKLE; encoded by the coding sequence ATGGACGTCGCCGTCGGTATCGTCGCCCAGCGCGACAACGAGCGTGCACAGGACCTCGCCGCGAACCTCGTCGACGCCCTCGAGCGAGCGGGCGCGACCGTCGTCGTCGACGAGGCGACCGGGGCGGCGATCGGGACGGCGGCCGTCCCGGTCGACGCGATGGACGGCCGCGATCTCGTCGTGAGCATCGGCGGCGATGGCACGCTGTTGTTCGTCGCCCGCGAGGTCAGCCCCGCGCCGATCATCGGGGTCAACCTCGGCGAGGTCGGCTTTCTCAACGCCGTTTCCCCCGACGACGCGCTCGGCGTCGTCACCGAGGTCGTCGCGGAACTCGCGGAGACCGGGACCATCGAGGAGCGAGAACTGGCCCGCCTGCAGGCGACGAGCGCCGAGGACGACTGGCGGCTCGAGCCGGCGCTCAACGAAGTCCTCGTCCACGGGCCGCGGCGGGGCCACGGCGGCGGCGCGACGATCGAGGTCCGCGTCGACGGCGAGGAGTACGTCGAGAGCCACGCCGACGGCGTCCTCGTGGCCACGCCGACGGGCTCGACCGCCTACAATCTGAGCGAGGGCGGGCCGCTAGTCCATCCGTCGGCCGACGCTCTCATCGTCACGCAGATGGCCGCATCAGAGGCGATGCCGCCGCTGGTCGTCGAACCCGACGACGAGATCACCCTCTCCGTCTCCGGGACCGACACCGGCTACGCGATCAGCGACGGGCGCAACCGGCGGCGCCTCGAGCCGCCAGCGACGGTGTCGGTCTCGCTCGCGACCGACCCCGTCACGCTCGTCGGCCCGCAGGCGAACTTCTTCGACGGCCTCGACAAACTCGAGTGA
- a CDS encoding KaiC domain-containing protein translates to MIAVSDDAEDWFERALDGEGDDAAEDGPTDTGSIDGDDNEYDDGGEYDEGEHADSGAGGDDESLFEDDFGSALQDVDVPAVDAGGDDAVSTADPEGFDDLDFVLGSDEPDFDEEIDSELPRLDLGIDGLDRMIQGGVPERSLIVAMGSAGTGKTTFGLQFLNRGLEQGERGVCITLEESRERVINSATEKGYAFDEYVADGRLAVVDVDPIEMANSLASIRNELPALVEEFGASRLVLDSVSLLEMMYEDRASRRNEIYDFARSLKEAGVTALLTSEVSPETPYASRYGIVEYLTDAVFVLQYVRPDDFRETRLAIEIQKIRDANHSREKKPYEITGEGISVYQQANLF, encoded by the coding sequence GTGATCGCCGTGAGTGACGACGCCGAGGACTGGTTCGAGCGCGCGCTCGACGGAGAGGGGGACGACGCGGCAGAGGACGGACCGACGGACACCGGCTCGATCGACGGGGACGACAACGAATACGACGATGGCGGCGAGTACGACGAGGGTGAACACGCCGACAGCGGGGCCGGCGGCGACGACGAGTCGCTGTTCGAGGACGACTTCGGCTCGGCGCTCCAGGACGTCGACGTGCCGGCGGTCGACGCCGGCGGTGACGATGCCGTCTCGACCGCCGATCCGGAGGGGTTCGACGACCTCGACTTCGTGCTGGGGAGCGACGAACCGGACTTCGACGAGGAGATCGATTCGGAGCTCCCCCGGCTCGATCTCGGAATCGACGGGCTCGATCGGATGATCCAGGGCGGCGTTCCCGAACGCTCGCTGATCGTCGCGATGGGCAGTGCCGGGACCGGCAAGACCACCTTCGGGCTGCAGTTTCTCAACCGCGGCCTCGAGCAGGGCGAACGCGGCGTCTGCATCACCTTAGAGGAGAGCCGCGAGCGGGTGATCAACAGCGCGACCGAGAAGGGCTACGCCTTCGACGAGTACGTCGCCGACGGCCGGCTCGCGGTCGTCGACGTCGATCCCATCGAGATGGCGAACAGTCTCGCGTCGATCCGCAACGAACTCCCCGCGCTCGTCGAGGAGTTCGGCGCGTCTCGGCTCGTGCTGGACTCGGTCTCCCTGCTCGAGATGATGTACGAGGACCGGGCGAGCCGGCGCAACGAGATCTACGACTTCGCCCGGAGCTTAAAAGAGGCCGGTGTCACCGCCCTGTTGACGAGCGAGGTCTCGCCGGAGACGCCCTACGCCTCGCGGTACGGGATCGTCGAGTACCTCACGGACGCCGTCTTCGTCCTGCAGTACGTCCGGCCGGACGACTTCCGGGAGACCCGACTGGCGATCGAGATCCAGAAGATCCGCGACGCGAACCATTCCCGGGAGAAAAAGCCCTACGAGATCACCGGCGAGGGGATCTCGGTCTATCAGCAGGCGAACCTCTTTTAG
- a CDS encoding amphi-Trp domain-containing protein, with amino-acid sequence MAQRTTADETLPREEVAAYLRELAAEFEAESEAVSVSVGNKNVSLNPPHNIDVSVETVERSSMLRGNRETIEIDLSWKP; translated from the coding sequence ATGGCGCAACGGACGACGGCCGACGAAACACTGCCACGAGAGGAGGTCGCCGCGTATCTCCGGGAGCTCGCGGCGGAGTTCGAAGCCGAGAGTGAGGCGGTCTCGGTCAGTGTCGGGAACAAAAACGTATCGCTCAACCCGCCCCACAACATCGATGTCTCGGTCGAGACCGTCGAACGCTCTTCGATGCTACGGGGGAATCGCGAAACGATCGAAATAGATCTGAGCTGGAAACCCTAA
- a CDS encoding universal stress protein encodes MYETILFPTDGSDHAATVAEHAIDVAATRDATLHVLSVVDDRAFLVLDEDRVERVRDDLEATAREAVDAAATRAAERGVETTTAVDTGHPAECIVDYAATGDVDLIVMGTSGDEYERNVVGSVSQRVVREAPVPVTTVGPSV; translated from the coding sequence ATGTACGAGACGATCCTGTTCCCAACGGACGGCAGCGACCACGCGGCGACCGTCGCCGAGCACGCCATCGATGTCGCGGCCACCAGAGACGCGACCCTCCACGTCCTCTCCGTCGTCGACGACCGCGCCTTCCTCGTGCTCGACGAGGACCGCGTCGAGCGCGTCCGCGACGACCTCGAGGCGACCGCCCGCGAGGCGGTCGACGCGGCGGCGACTCGTGCGGCCGAGCGCGGCGTCGAGACGACGACCGCGGTCGACACCGGCCACCCGGCGGAGTGCATCGTCGACTACGCCGCGACGGGCGATGTCGACCTGATCGTCATGGGCACCAGCGGCGACGAGTACGAGCGCAACGTCGTCGGTAGCGTCTCCCAGCGCGTCGTCCGCGAGGCACCCGTCCCCGTCACCACCGTCGGCCCGAGCGTCTGA
- a CDS encoding transcription initiation factor IIB, translating to MASPPRQRERTPETTDETQEQPRERACDECESGTLVKSEDQGELVCDECGLIVEGTNIDHGPEWRAFNHSERQNKSRVGAPTTQTMHDKGLTTSIDWKNQDAYGRSISSDKRSQMRRLRKWQERIRTKDAGERNLQFALSETDRMASSLGIPRSVREVACVIYRRALDEDLIRGRSIEGVATSTLYAACRMEGIPRSLEEVAAVSRVERKEIGRTYRYVAQELGLEMEPVNPKKYVPRFCSELELSEEVQAKANEIIDTTTEQGLLSGKSPTGYAAAAIYAASLLCNEKKTQREVSDVAQVTEVTIRNRYQEQIEAMGIY from the coding sequence ATGGCAAGCCCACCCCGTCAGCGCGAACGTACCCCTGAAACGACCGACGAAACCCAGGAACAACCGCGCGAGCGGGCGTGTGACGAGTGTGAGAGCGGGACGCTCGTCAAGAGCGAAGATCAGGGCGAACTCGTCTGCGACGAGTGTGGGCTGATCGTCGAGGGAACGAACATCGACCACGGGCCGGAGTGGCGCGCGTTCAATCACTCCGAGCGACAGAACAAGTCCCGCGTCGGCGCGCCGACGACCCAGACGATGCACGACAAGGGGTTGACGACATCGATCGACTGGAAGAATCAGGACGCCTACGGCCGCTCGATCTCCTCGGACAAGCGCAGTCAGATGCGCCGCCTGCGCAAGTGGCAAGAGCGCATCCGCACCAAAGACGCCGGCGAGCGAAACCTGCAGTTCGCCCTCTCCGAGACCGACCGGATGGCCTCCTCGCTGGGCATCCCTCGCTCCGTCCGCGAGGTCGCCTGCGTCATCTACCGGCGCGCGTTAGACGAGGACCTCATCCGCGGGCGCTCGATCGAGGGCGTCGCAACCAGCACCCTCTATGCCGCCTGCCGGATGGAGGGCATCCCGCGCTCGCTCGAGGAGGTCGCCGCCGTCTCCCGCGTCGAGCGCAAGGAGATCGGCCGCACGTATCGGTACGTCGCCCAGGAACTCGGCCTCGAGATGGAACCCGTCAACCCCAAGAAGTACGTCCCTCGCTTTTGCTCCGAACTCGAACTCTCCGAGGAAGTCCAGGCGAAAGCCAACGAAATCATCGACACGACGACCGAACAGGGGCTGCTGTCGGGCAAGTCGCCCACGGGCTACGCCGCCGCCGCGATCTACGCCGCTTCGCTGCTCTGTAACGAGAAGAAGACCCAGCGCGAGGTCTCCGACGTCGCGCAGGTGACCGAGGTCACCATCCGGAACCGCTATCAGGAGCAGATCGAAGCGATGGGCATCTACTAG
- a CDS encoding NAD+ synthase, whose translation MIDLRFSERELKRQRDHITQFVREQVDAAGADGVVLGLSGGIDSTLTGNLAVEALGSDDVHGLVLPATVSSEDNMSDAERVAQDLGITYDVIEIKPIIDSLLSAYPEAEGDHEAVGNARARVRAVMNYLVANHEGRVVLGTGNRSEAAVGYFTKYGDGAVDCHPIGNLYKGQVRQLARHMGVPDDLVDKTATAELWADQTDEGELGLDYETLDSILATHIDGPLSVTATARLLEVDEATVEEVRGLYEHSEHKRNAPPAPEPLD comes from the coding sequence ATGATCGACCTTCGTTTTTCGGAGCGAGAACTGAAGCGCCAGCGCGACCACATCACGCAGTTCGTTCGCGAGCAGGTCGATGCTGCCGGGGCCGACGGCGTTGTCCTCGGTCTCTCGGGCGGGATCGACAGCACGCTGACCGGCAATCTCGCCGTCGAGGCGCTCGGCTCCGATGACGTTCACGGGCTCGTCCTGCCGGCGACGGTCAGCAGCGAGGACAACATGAGCGACGCCGAGCGGGTCGCACAGGACCTCGGGATCACCTACGACGTGATCGAAATCAAGCCGATCATCGACTCGCTGCTGTCGGCCTATCCCGAAGCAGAGGGCGACCACGAGGCCGTCGGGAACGCACGCGCCCGCGTTCGGGCGGTCATGAACTATCTGGTCGCCAACCACGAGGGTCGGGTGGTGCTGGGGACGGGCAACCGCAGCGAGGCTGCCGTCGGCTACTTCACGAAGTACGGCGACGGCGCCGTCGACTGTCACCCGATCGGCAACCTCTACAAGGGACAGGTCCGCCAGCTCGCCCGTCACATGGGCGTTCCCGACGATCTGGTCGACAAGACCGCCACCGCAGAGCTGTGGGCCGACCAGACCGACGAAGGCGAACTCGGACTCGACTACGAGACCCTCGACTCCATCCTCGCGACCCACATCGACGGTCCGCTGTCGGTCACCGCGACCGCTCGCCTGCTCGAGGTCGACGAAGCCACCGTCGAGGAAGTCCGCGGCCTCTACGAGCACAGCGAACACAAACGGAACGCGCCGCCGGCACCGGAGCCGCTGGACTAA
- a CDS encoding GNAT family N-acetyltransferase, which translates to MPGPVFLDGDRVTLRPIEEEDIEFLQEQVNDPQIWRAIGRSRPMNREQEREFFENDVCGDDTVVLMIVADSTPVGTVGLHSFDWEAGRSELGYWIAPDHQRRGYGTDAVERILEYGFDQLGLHRIEARVFELNEPSRGLLESVGFTQEGVHRDVEFIDGAYQDAYWYGLLEDE; encoded by the coding sequence ATGCCCGGACCGGTGTTTCTCGATGGCGACCGCGTTACGCTGCGGCCGATCGAGGAGGAAGACATCGAATTCCTCCAGGAGCAGGTCAACGACCCGCAGATCTGGCGAGCGATCGGCCGCTCGAGGCCGATGAACCGCGAACAGGAACGCGAGTTCTTCGAGAACGATGTCTGTGGCGACGACACTGTCGTCCTCATGATCGTCGCCGATTCGACGCCGGTGGGGACGGTGGGGCTCCACTCGTTCGACTGGGAGGCGGGGCGTAGCGAACTCGGGTACTGGATCGCACCCGACCACCAGCGACGGGGCTACGGTACCGACGCGGTCGAACGGATCCTCGAGTACGGCTTCGACCAGCTCGGACTCCACCGGATCGAGGCCCGCGTGTTCGAACTCAACGAGCCCTCGCGAGGGCTGCTCGAGTCAGTCGGGTTCACGCAGGAGGGCGTCCACCGCGATGTCGAGTTCATCGACGGCGCGTATCAGGACGCGTACTGGTACGGACTGCTCGAAGACGAGTGA
- a CDS encoding enoyl-CoA hydratase/isomerase family protein, with product MIDVDTNGTVRTVTIDRPEARNALTVDGLEALEAAIDDADEPVIYLRGRGPAFCAGADLNEVAALEGDRDRAAEFARLGQRVARTIEDSPAVVVAGIDGPARGGGLELALACDVRVGTPGSTYGEPGVSFGLFGAWGGTVRLPRVLGEGDALEFALSGRSIDAEEALRMGLISRLEDEPRAVAEEIADNADDALAALKRRIRDDGERVTKERREAEAFADLVAAHVDDIDALLE from the coding sequence ATGATCGACGTTGACACGAACGGCACGGTTCGCACCGTCACGATAGACCGCCCCGAGGCGCGCAACGCGCTCACCGTCGACGGGCTCGAGGCCCTCGAGGCGGCCATCGACGACGCCGACGAGCCCGTGATCTACCTCCGCGGACGCGGGCCGGCCTTCTGTGCAGGCGCGGATCTCAACGAGGTGGCGGCGCTCGAGGGGGACCGCGACCGCGCCGCGGAGTTCGCGCGCCTGGGCCAGCGCGTCGCCCGAACGATCGAGGACTCACCCGCGGTCGTCGTCGCGGGGATCGACGGCCCGGCCCGCGGCGGCGGCCTCGAGCTCGCGTTGGCCTGTGACGTTCGCGTCGGGACGCCCGGATCGACCTACGGCGAGCCGGGGGTCAGCTTCGGCCTGTTCGGTGCTTGGGGCGGCACGGTCCGCCTGCCCCGCGTACTGGGCGAGGGCGACGCCCTCGAGTTCGCCCTCTCGGGGCGGTCGATCGACGCCGAGGAGGCGCTGCGGATGGGACTCATTTCGCGACTCGAAGACGAGCCGCGGGCGGTCGCCGAGGAGATTGCGGACAACGCCGACGACGCGCTCGCAGCCCTCAAGCGCCGAATCAGGGACGACGGCGAACGCGTGACTAAGGAGCGACGCGAGGCCGAAGCCTTCGCCGATCTGGTGGCGGCCCACGTCGACGATATCGACGCGCTGCTCGAGTGA
- a CDS encoding DUF7114 family protein, whose translation MEKADSCRRAAAEAVADVEPPQLHDYIESVLDRASMVPGTLAIESAAAMAADGHLENVSRPTDAVEDDRESVSGDDPHGSEPDSVVTHAAGVQLIYEGLRLTRSLAHDEPWLGSEADASDGDLAILAADILVARGFYLLARTDAAGKAVRTVQSFGRDQTRRTDRESTALADDADPAALDANLERDVLELAVLTGAVAVGETPSPRLLAVAEDLADLVGASFPPAAECLGDLDARARDRSLEEGPTDRATSATDP comes from the coding sequence ATGGAGAAGGCCGACAGTTGTCGGCGCGCCGCCGCCGAGGCCGTCGCGGACGTCGAACCACCGCAGCTACACGATTACATCGAATCCGTTCTCGACCGGGCGTCGATGGTCCCCGGCACGCTCGCCATCGAGAGCGCCGCGGCGATGGCGGCCGACGGACACCTCGAGAACGTCTCACGGCCGACCGACGCCGTCGAGGACGATCGCGAGTCCGTCTCCGGCGACGACCCCCACGGTTCCGAGCCCGACAGCGTCGTCACCCACGCGGCCGGCGTCCAACTCATCTACGAAGGACTGCGGCTCACCCGCTCGCTCGCACACGACGAACCCTGGCTGGGCAGCGAGGCCGACGCCAGCGACGGCGACCTCGCGATTCTCGCCGCCGATATCCTCGTCGCCCGGGGGTTCTACCTGCTCGCTCGCACGGACGCTGCCGGCAAAGCCGTCCGAACCGTCCAGTCGTTCGGCCGCGACCAGACCCGCCGGACCGACCGCGAATCCACCGCCCTCGCCGACGACGCCGACCCCGCGGCGCTCGATGCCAACCTCGAGCGCGACGTGCTCGAACTCGCCGTCCTCACCGGTGCCGTCGCCGTCGGCGAAACGCCCTCGCCGCGCCTGCTCGCCGTCGCCGAGGACCTGGCCGATCTCGTCGGCGCCTCGTTTCCCCCGGCGGCGGAGTGTCTCGGCGACCTCGACGCGCGGGCCCGCGACCGCTCGCTCGAGGAGGGGCCGACCGATCGAGCGACGTCGGCGACCGATCCCTGA
- a CDS encoding sulfite exporter TauE/SafE family protein has product MIEALFFVGFGFLVGILFGFFGLGGSFFVTPALLVLGHPAEAAVGSGLVFVFGTSIAAAVTHRSAGHIDYTLGTLLILGMATGIEAGRRALFWLAAEGLADIVISITYVVLLAVGGVLILRRVRRDRAVDAVERRAVPVFKRYALGRLPPRISLRSDVRVSVWLVLGVGVGIGMLSGFLGVGGGFLMVPSLIYGIGISKSVAVGTDIFQIAGSSAFGSARYFQRDAVHFSVVLPLLGGSVFGSYVGSRLTDLVDEQALMGYFAIVLLLDSVAVASKTISHAYGIQVLHDLSITLLFGTALVVATLVVYRGGRTIYRDSAG; this is encoded by the coding sequence ATGATAGAGGCACTGTTCTTCGTGGGTTTCGGGTTCCTGGTGGGCATTCTCTTCGGGTTCTTCGGACTGGGCGGGAGCTTCTTCGTTACGCCGGCGCTCCTCGTACTCGGTCATCCTGCCGAAGCTGCTGTGGGCTCTGGTCTCGTGTTCGTCTTCGGGACATCCATCGCCGCGGCTGTCACCCACCGGTCTGCCGGACACATCGATTACACACTCGGGACGCTCCTCATTCTCGGGATGGCAACCGGTATTGAGGCCGGGAGGCGAGCGCTCTTCTGGCTCGCCGCTGAAGGCCTCGCGGACATCGTCATCAGCATCACCTACGTCGTCCTGCTGGCGGTGGGCGGCGTACTCATCCTCCGTCGAGTTCGTCGAGACCGAGCCGTCGATGCCGTCGAACGACGCGCTGTCCCTGTGTTCAAACGATACGCCCTCGGTCGATTGCCTCCTCGAATCAGCCTCCGGTCGGACGTGCGCGTCTCAGTCTGGCTCGTCTTGGGCGTCGGTGTCGGCATCGGTATGCTCTCCGGCTTTCTCGGGGTGGGCGGTGGATTTCTGATGGTTCCGAGCCTCATCTACGGGATCGGTATCTCGAAATCGGTCGCAGTCGGCACCGATATCTTCCAGATCGCCGGGTCAAGCGCGTTCGGATCCGCTCGCTATTTTCAACGAGACGCCGTCCATTTCTCGGTCGTACTCCCGCTACTCGGTGGAAGCGTCTTCGGATCCTACGTTGGCTCGCGTCTCACCGACCTCGTTGACGAGCAGGCACTGATGGGGTACTTCGCGATAGTGTTACTCCTAGACAGCGTCGCGGTAGCGAGCAAGACGATCAGTCACGCCTACGGGATTCAGGTCCTCCACGACCTCAGCATTACGCTCCTCTTCGGGACCGCACTCGTCGTGGCTACGCTCGTCGTCTACCGGGGAGGACGCACCATCTACCGCGATTCAGCTGGATGA
- a CDS encoding DUF411 domain-containing protein — MTRDVTRRGLLRAGGATATLGIAGCLGSPSEDQRPVDGTLSVTSAQQFSSPGCSCCSQYASYLREYLDTTHRETEVEDVTALKHRHDIPAELRSCHTLVLDEYVVEGHVPVGVIATMLEEEPAIDGIALPGMPAGSPGMGGTKSGSFTVYVLGDGKTGEVYGEI; from the coding sequence ATGACACGGGACGTGACGCGACGAGGACTCCTCCGGGCCGGCGGGGCGACAGCCACGCTCGGGATCGCCGGCTGCCTGGGATCACCGAGCGAAGACCAGAGGCCCGTCGATGGGACGCTGTCAGTGACGAGTGCCCAGCAATTCAGTTCGCCGGGCTGTAGCTGCTGCAGTCAGTACGCGTCGTACCTGCGGGAGTACCTCGACACGACGCACAGGGAAACGGAGGTCGAGGACGTGACTGCCCTCAAGCATCGACACGACATTCCCGCGGAACTACGGAGCTGTCACACGCTCGTTCTCGACGAGTACGTCGTCGAAGGACACGTCCCCGTGGGGGTGATCGCGACGATGCTCGAGGAAGAGCCGGCGATCGACGGTATCGCGTTGCCCGGGATGCCGGCCGGGTCGCCGGGAATGGGTGGAACGAAGTCCGGTTCGTTCACCGTGTACGTACTCGGCGACGGGAAGACGGGCGAAGTGTACGGCGAAATATAG